The nucleotide sequence CTCTTCGATCTCGATCACGCCCTCTTCTTCACCCGCCTCGACCAGCATCTTGAGTTCTTCTTCTGTAAGGACCGGCGCTGAGAAAGTTGCGTGCAGACCGAAGGGCCGCACCACCAAATCTGCAAAGAACCCGACAATCTTCACTGCGGGCAGCATCAAATATGACAAGAGGCGGATAGTGCCCGCGACGGCCAGCGCAAACTTCTCCGCGCGCTGCATGGCCAGGTTCTTAGGCGCGATCTCACCCAGCACAAGGGTGAAAAAGCCTATAGCCATCGTGATGACAAACACCGAGACAGCTCTTGCGGTCGCGTAAGAGATGCCCAGCAAACTCAGCCACTTCGCGGGGTAGTATGAGAGGTTCACGGCAGCGAACGCAGAGGCAAGGAAACCTACCAGCGTGACCCCGATCTGCGTCGTGGCCATAAAGTTCGTCGGCTTGTCCAGCAGAGCCTGGACGGTCTTCGCCCTCGCGTCGCCCTCCTCGACAAGTTGTTTTATGCGCGTTCTTCTCACGGAGACCAGAGCGATCTCCGCTGCTGAAAAGAACGCATTTATAAGCACCAATACAGCTATCAGCGCTATCTGCGGCAAAATACGGTTTGGGTCTTCGTCCACTTGTGTGCTACCCTCTATCCCAACGGAAAGACAGGTGAAAGCACCGCATACACCACGCAAGCGATTCCTGTGGCAAGCAGCGCTCCCCATATAACTTCCCTGAGGGTATGTATACCTCCTTCTACTCTACTTTGCGCTATTAATACCGCCAACAAAAACGCCATGATCGCCACGGCGATTTTTTGTGTCATGAACATTATGGTTGTCGCCAGGAAAAACCCTATAGCGCTGTGACCGCTGACGACCCCGCCTTTTAGCAGTTTTCCCTTTCCGCCCGCCACTTTCCACATGGTTATCATAACCGCAATCAGCAGGAATGTGACCACCATTATAGTCGGCCAGTCGGGAACATGCAGGCCGATATCGCTGCTCATCATTTGCAGCCTGTCGCCGCCCGGGAAGAGCAGGAAGCCTACCGCCAGCGCATTGATAGTGGTGATCAGCACCGCGCCTGC is from Armatimonadota bacterium and encodes:
- a CDS encoding diacylglycerol kinase, with translation MRLFKNPANGFKYAIEGVVHVFRTQRHMRFHFLTLVLVLVVSLVFKLSREEVIVLLFTISLVLMAEMFNTAIEAVVDLVTQTYHPLAKFAKDIAAGAVLITTINALAVGFLLFPGGDRLQMMSSDIGLHVPDWPTIMVVTFLLIAVMITMWKVAGGKGKLLKGGVVSGHSAIGFFLATTIMFMTQKIAVAIMAFLLAVLIAQSRVEGGIHTLREVIWGALLATGIACVVYAVLSPVFPLG